The stretch of DNA CCTTAACATTAACATGAATAACCTACGAGATGTCAATTGTAAAAACTTATCTTTTCAATTTGAACTGTACATTTCTTAATATTAAATCCCTCCCGAGCGATTGTATTTGCCGCCGCAAGAATCTCGCCCGAATCAGCTAACGGATCTAgaataaacataaataattcTATCTCACTGTTTTACAAAAAGGATGATGTACTTACCGACCATCAAATGAACCGTCATCACATTCAAACCGGTGGACACGCTCCACACGTTCAAGTCGTGGACGGCTTTTACGTCGGGAATGCAGTTCAGCTCGGTGCCCAGTCTATCCAGTGCGATACCGGGTGGTACCGCGTCCAGCAGGATTCTCATCGAGTCCCGAAATATTCGGGCCGTAGTGACGAGCACAATGATGGAGAACAGGAATGTGCAAATCGGGTCAAACACTTTGAGGTTTGGCTGTTGGAAAGATTCATTACCATTTCCGAAGATTTTTCGCAAACTATTCTGGACGAGTATACTTACGGCAAACTTAATTATGATGGCAGCGATCAACACGCCAATACTTTGGATAAAATCACCAATCACGTGGATGATGGCGGCTCGCACATTGAGGTTCTCGTCCTTCGGCGATTCGCAGGTGGAACGCTCTTCACTACTTGAGGATTTGGTACTTTCTACGCTACCCCTCCGATTCGGGCACAGTGAAAAATCGTCGTCGGTGTCGATTCTGTTGTAGAGGAATCTACTGGAGCTTATGAGATCGGGTGAACTCAGCGTTACATCGATACTCATCCGCTGTCGCAAATCTTCTGTGTTGAGTTTCTTCTTCGCCATAGTCAACATTTTCTCCAGATTAGGGCTCGGCGATGAGGGACTGATTGCGAAAGAATTGTTCCTACTGTTAGAAATCGAAGGTCGCGGGCTGCTGCTCGGACTTGGTGCTAAATTTGGAATG from Toxorhynchites rutilus septentrionalis strain SRP chromosome 3, ASM2978413v1, whole genome shotgun sequence encodes:
- the LOC129778922 gene encoding proton-coupled zinc antiporter SLC30A2-like, producing MSVYLEVSTHCDDELYDSGNNMPSQPNILSLQSITSPTNPRCLFNTSPKTNETYGKSEKRKLLWAIAFTLVFMVAEFLGGYFSGSLAIMTDAAHLMSDCISFLISVISIWFSNKAPNDKMSFGYRRIEVVGALLSIFGIWALTAVLVFMSMQRLIAEDFEIDADTMIIVAILGVVMNIATAFILHGSCNVIPHLHHGHSHGHAHSHLHSHSQTHLLSSTCTPASTPRICSRSGSPCRKKVRPKLEKLKTGNDKVMEQLTIPNLAPSPSSSPRPSISNSRNNSFAISPSSPSPNLEKMLTMAKKKLNTEDLRQRMSIDVTLSSPDLISSSRFLYNRIDTDDDFSLCPNRRGSVESTKSSSSEERSTCESPKDENLNVRAAIIHVIGDFIQSIGVLIAAIIIKFAPNLKVFDPICTFLFSIIVLVTTARIFRDSMRILLDAVPPGIALDRLGTELNCIPDVKAVHDLNVWSVSTGLNVMTVHLMVDPLADSGEILAAANTIAREGFNIKKCTVQIEKISFYN